The following are encoded in a window of Sinomonas cyclohexanicum genomic DNA:
- a CDS encoding HNH endonuclease gives MFEEVARAEPLERPAGVALPHDPADFSRVLAGVVSELGVGGSPTVAEVTSWTTTLGTPFDEDAALGEAELVDRIAATERLKAAAAARQARDTVLLEKRIRERRTAEAAGAPVPSGEQIGKGPREVDPGIEAGQAVALARCESPSRGGRLVGLAKALVNEMPHTLNALASGRTNEWRATLMARETACLSVEDRVRVDEAMVPVYARGGVGDRQLVAEARAHAQRLDPAAAVKRARRAESERRVTVRPAPDSMAVLSCLLPAAQAIAAYKALTAAADSARAEGADELDGRTRDQFMADTVVERLTGQCNAKDVRIEANVVITDASLLGGSADPAVLTGYGMIPAQVGRDLIGNATAEGRAALRRLYTKPGAGALVAMESRSRAFPDGLKQFIATRDVTCLNPWCDAPIRQFDHVIPAARGGPTTVENGQGLCEHCNQAKEAPGWHETTTPATRHTVTVTTPTGHRYTSTAPPLPGNREIVGHRVEFPGGEYVFHTAA, from the coding sequence ATGTTCGAAGAGGTGGCGAGGGCGGAGCCCCTCGAGAGGCCTGCAGGGGTGGCGCTTCCGCACGATCCTGCCGACTTCTCGCGGGTCCTCGCGGGTGTCGTCTCTGAACTGGGCGTGGGCGGAAGCCCGACGGTGGCGGAGGTCACCTCGTGGACGACCACGCTCGGCACGCCATTCGATGAGGACGCCGCGCTGGGCGAGGCCGAGCTCGTGGACCGGATTGCCGCCACGGAGCGGCTCAAGGCCGCAGCCGCGGCACGGCAGGCGCGGGACACGGTGCTCCTCGAGAAGCGGATCCGCGAGCGTCGCACGGCTGAGGCGGCCGGGGCCCCGGTGCCGTCGGGGGAGCAAATCGGCAAGGGGCCCCGGGAGGTGGATCCTGGCATCGAGGCCGGCCAAGCGGTCGCCTTGGCCCGCTGCGAGTCGCCATCAAGGGGCGGCCGGCTGGTCGGCCTCGCGAAGGCGCTCGTCAACGAGATGCCCCACACCCTCAACGCACTGGCCAGCGGACGGACCAACGAATGGCGGGCTACTCTCATGGCCCGAGAGACGGCATGCCTGAGCGTCGAGGACCGTGTCCGGGTCGATGAGGCCATGGTGCCGGTATACGCGCGTGGCGGCGTAGGGGACCGTCAGCTGGTTGCGGAGGCGCGCGCCCATGCGCAGCGTCTGGACCCCGCCGCTGCCGTCAAGCGTGCCCGCAGGGCCGAATCCGAGCGGCGCGTGACCGTGAGGCCGGCGCCGGATTCGATGGCGGTTCTCTCGTGCCTGCTCCCGGCGGCTCAGGCGATCGCGGCCTACAAGGCGCTGACGGCGGCGGCGGACTCGGCGCGGGCCGAAGGGGCGGATGAGCTCGACGGCCGGACCCGTGACCAGTTCATGGCGGACACTGTGGTCGAGCGGCTGACGGGGCAGTGCAACGCCAAGGACGTCCGGATCGAGGCGAACGTGGTCATCACCGATGCCTCCCTCCTCGGTGGGTCCGCGGATCCGGCAGTGCTTACAGGTTATGGGATGATCCCGGCTCAAGTGGGGAGGGACCTCATCGGCAATGCGACGGCCGAGGGCCGAGCCGCCCTCCGCCGGCTCTACACGAAGCCAGGAGCCGGGGCGCTGGTCGCGATGGAATCGCGCTCGCGGGCGTTCCCGGACGGCCTCAAGCAGTTCATCGCCACGCGGGACGTGACCTGTCTGAATCCGTGGTGCGATGCACCCATCCGGCAGTTCGATCACGTCATTCCGGCGGCGCGAGGCGGCCCCACCACCGTGGAGAACGGCCAGGGCCTGTGCGAACACTGCAACCAGGCCAAGGAAGCGCCCGGGTGGCATGAGACGACTACTCCGGCCACCCGGCATACAGTCACGGTGACTACACCAACTGGCCATCGCTACACGTCCACGGCGCCGCCTCTGCCAGGCAACCGGGAGATCGTGGGCCACCGAGTGGAGTTCCCCGGCGGAGAGTATGTCTTCCACACGGCGGCCTGA
- a CDS encoding IS630 family transposase yields the protein MANSPAAALRLFEGDEPELRRWMRATTVRAGLVKRARIVLLASEGVANTRIAELAGASVVTVLKWRSRYEEAGIAGLDDAERSGRPRELDHAEIVATTLTPPPKKYGVTHWSSRLLASHLKVGNATIARAWREYGVQPWRSETFKFSTDPELVGKVTDVVGLYLAPPENAIVLCVDEKSQIQALDRTAPMLPMRPGDAEKRTHDYTRHGTTTLFAALEIATGHVTGAVKPKHRRQEFLSFLRQLDRAYPEVELHLVMDNYATHKTPEVKAWLEKHPRFRVHFTPTSGSWLNLVEVWFGIIDRQAIRRGIFTSVKDLNAKIRQFITGWNDRKHAFVWTKTADEVLKKANHQPTSETRH from the coding sequence ATGGCGAATTCTCCGGCTGCTGCATTGCGTCTGTTCGAGGGTGACGAGCCGGAGCTGCGGCGGTGGATGCGCGCGACCACGGTCCGGGCGGGGCTGGTGAAGCGGGCGCGGATTGTGCTCCTGGCGTCGGAAGGCGTCGCGAACACGCGGATCGCCGAGCTCGCCGGCGCCTCGGTGGTGACGGTGCTGAAGTGGCGGTCCCGGTACGAGGAAGCGGGGATCGCCGGCCTCGATGACGCGGAGCGTTCGGGGCGCCCGCGGGAGCTGGATCACGCCGAGATCGTGGCGACGACCCTGACTCCGCCGCCGAAGAAGTATGGGGTGACGCACTGGTCCTCGCGGCTGCTCGCGTCGCACCTGAAGGTGGGCAATGCGACGATCGCGAGGGCGTGGCGCGAGTACGGGGTGCAGCCCTGGCGGTCGGAGACGTTCAAGTTCTCCACCGACCCCGAGCTGGTGGGCAAGGTCACCGATGTCGTCGGGCTGTACCTGGCGCCGCCGGAGAACGCGATCGTGCTGTGCGTGGACGAGAAGTCGCAGATCCAGGCACTGGACCGGACGGCGCCGATGCTCCCGATGCGGCCAGGCGACGCGGAGAAGCGCACCCATGACTACACGCGGCACGGCACGACGACACTGTTCGCCGCGCTCGAGATCGCGACAGGGCACGTCACCGGGGCGGTCAAGCCGAAGCACCGCAGGCAGGAGTTCCTCAGCTTCCTCCGACAGCTCGATCGCGCATACCCCGAGGTCGAGCTGCACCTGGTGATGGACAACTACGCGACCCACAAGACCCCGGAGGTCAAGGCGTGGCTGGAGAAGCACCCTCGCTTCCGCGTGCACTTCACCCCGACCTCGGGGTCGTGGCTGAACCTCGTCGAGGTCTGGTTCGGGATCATCGACCGCCAGGCAATCCGCCGCGGAATCTTCACCAGCGTCAAAGACCTCAACGCCAAGATCCGGCAATTCATCACCGGCTGGAACGACCGCAAACACGCCTTCGTCTGGACCAAGACCGCCGACGAAGTCCTCAAGAAGGCGAACCATCAGCCAACTTCAGAAACACGACACTAG
- a CDS encoding IS1595 family transposase, producing the protein MADFVPHMPRAGVDYPKTFGQFQDWFATDEACFEYLATLRWPEGFVCPKCGGREYWRTGAGLWMCKACSRRTSVTAGTIFDRTRTPLRTWFAAVWFVTSQKNGVSALGLQRVLGLSSYETAWAWMHKLRRAMVRPERELLSGLVEVDESFIGGVHRDMPGLGSDKISVLIAAEHLGHNRIGRIRLEPGPTDRRLALVKFGQRVVAPGSTIRTDGARQLRRFADLGYQHEYFTQLGSDIPAHVNMPAVHMAASQLKRWIDGTLHQGISREQLAYYLDEFTFRFNRRTSTSRGLLFYRLLQQATNTDPAPLKDLVIWKGE; encoded by the coding sequence ATGGCCGACTTCGTGCCGCACATGCCTCGTGCCGGGGTGGACTACCCGAAGACTTTCGGGCAGTTCCAAGACTGGTTCGCCACCGATGAGGCCTGCTTCGAGTATCTTGCGACGCTGCGGTGGCCGGAGGGATTCGTCTGCCCGAAGTGCGGCGGCCGCGAGTACTGGCGGACGGGCGCAGGCCTCTGGATGTGCAAGGCGTGCTCGCGCCGGACCTCAGTGACGGCAGGAACCATCTTCGACCGCACCCGCACCCCACTGCGGACATGGTTCGCTGCGGTGTGGTTCGTGACCTCGCAGAAGAACGGCGTGTCCGCCCTCGGCCTGCAGCGCGTTCTGGGGCTGAGTTCATATGAGACGGCGTGGGCGTGGATGCACAAGCTCCGCCGCGCCATGGTCCGCCCCGAGCGGGAACTGCTCTCTGGGCTGGTCGAGGTCGACGAGAGCTTCATCGGCGGCGTCCACCGCGACATGCCCGGTCTCGGGTCCGACAAGATCTCGGTCCTGATCGCTGCCGAGCACCTGGGTCACAACCGGATCGGACGCATCCGCCTCGAGCCAGGGCCTACTGATCGCAGGCTCGCGCTGGTGAAGTTCGGTCAGCGAGTCGTCGCACCGGGCTCGACGATCCGCACCGACGGGGCGAGGCAGTTGCGTCGCTTCGCCGACCTGGGCTACCAGCACGAGTACTTCACCCAGCTCGGCTCGGACATCCCGGCACACGTGAACATGCCGGCCGTGCACATGGCCGCTTCCCAGCTCAAGCGCTGGATCGACGGCACCCTGCACCAGGGCATCTCAAGGGAACAGCTGGCCTACTATCTCGACGAGTTCACCTTCCGGTTCAACCGCCGCACCTCCACCAGCCGCGGACTGTTGTTCTACCGGCTCCTCCAACAGGCCACGAACACCGATCCCGCGCCCCTGAAGGACCTCGTCATCTGGAAAGGAGAGTAA
- a CDS encoding zinc-binding dehydrogenase has product MKAWQFTGTNKPLEFNEVPEPHAGPGQVVVEVKAAGVCHSDVTALDDPGWMPLFPELPRTMGHENAGVITEVGEGMEQWKVGDRVGLAPVMSDGDALGYGKWDGGFGPKLVATSDNLVRLPDEVPFDLGAMATDAGLTAYHAMMTAGGAKAGMKVGVIGLGGLGYIGARSAVLAGAEVYGAEVNPETQKLADEIGLSGVADSIDAFKDKKLELIVDYAGFGTTTAAAIETLGEFGTLVQVGMGRLEATINTYPIIINQLTIKGSKSGTREDLEGIYELMKTGKLNPPMNIITQADIPDAIDKLRAGGVIGRFIAMYE; this is encoded by the coding sequence ATGAAGGCATGGCAGTTCACCGGCACCAACAAGCCACTCGAGTTCAACGAGGTTCCGGAGCCGCACGCCGGGCCGGGCCAGGTCGTCGTGGAGGTGAAGGCCGCGGGCGTGTGCCACTCGGACGTCACCGCCCTGGACGATCCGGGCTGGATGCCGCTCTTCCCCGAGCTCCCCCGCACGATGGGCCACGAGAATGCCGGGGTCATCACCGAGGTCGGCGAGGGGATGGAGCAGTGGAAGGTCGGCGACCGGGTGGGCCTCGCTCCCGTCATGAGCGACGGAGACGCACTTGGCTACGGCAAGTGGGACGGCGGATTCGGCCCGAAGCTCGTCGCGACCTCGGACAACCTCGTCAGGCTGCCCGACGAGGTGCCGTTCGACCTGGGCGCCATGGCGACGGACGCCGGTCTGACCGCCTATCACGCAATGATGACCGCCGGCGGGGCGAAGGCGGGCATGAAGGTCGGGGTGATCGGGCTCGGAGGGCTCGGCTACATTGGCGCCCGCTCGGCGGTCCTCGCCGGTGCCGAGGTGTATGGTGCCGAGGTCAACCCCGAGACCCAGAAGCTCGCCGACGAGATCGGCCTCTCGGGCGTCGCCGACTCGATCGACGCCTTCAAGGACAAGAAGCTCGAGCTCATCGTGGACTATGCCGGATTCGGCACGACGACAGCTGCGGCCATCGAGACGCTCGGCGAGTTCGGCACGCTCGTCCAGGTGGGAATGGGCCGCCTCGAGGCAACCATCAACACGTACCCGATCATCATCAACCAGCTCACCATCAAGGGGTCCAAGTCCGGCACGCGCGAGGACCTCGAGGGCATCTATGAGCTCATGAAGACCGGCAAGCTGAACCCGCCGATGAACATCATCACGCAGGCCGACATCCCCGACGCCATCGACAAGCTGCGCGCCGGCGGCGTGATCGGCCGGTTCATCGCGATGTACGAATAA
- a CDS encoding DUF2199 domain-containing protein, which yields MQTARCATCGRPLDEHDRHVRFVMPDPVLDAGFQQGNPDLWMSGPNANESVMMEVRNLGAFVRALLPVRLSGGYSVTFGVWVAINPREIRRVFDVWWAPEYEQLVLEGYIANDVMPWGLLGAPVTLRVRDVDQTPYCDSSDEGRLSHVLSAEWDHDEVLASLP from the coding sequence ATGCAGACAGCACGCTGCGCGACATGTGGGCGCCCTCTTGATGAACACGATCGTCACGTCCGGTTTGTAATGCCCGATCCAGTCCTTGATGCCGGTTTCCAGCAAGGTAACCCGGATCTGTGGATGAGCGGCCCCAACGCAAATGAGTCGGTCATGATGGAGGTCCGCAACCTCGGGGCCTTCGTGCGCGCGCTTCTGCCGGTGAGGCTCTCGGGCGGTTACTCGGTGACCTTCGGCGTCTGGGTTGCGATCAACCCCCGCGAGATTCGGCGCGTTTTCGATGTTTGGTGGGCGCCGGAGTATGAGCAACTCGTTCTCGAAGGCTATATCGCAAACGATGTCATGCCTTGGGGCCTGCTTGGTGCTCCAGTGACGCTCCGGGTTCGCGACGTTGACCAAACCCCCTACTGCGACTCCAGCGACGAAGGCCGGCTCAGTCACGTTCTCTCAGCCGAATGGGATCACGACGAAGTGCTCGCGTCCCTGCCCTGA